GTGCCCGTACCCGCAGGTCGGGAATGACCCATCAGGCGCACCTCCGCCGATCTCGAAGTCGTGCACGTTATTTCGGCGGTTTCAGGGTGCACAACTTCAAGATCGGCGATGACGGAACCGGCCACCCGACCGTTTTGGCGACGGGGCTAGGAGATCCGGCGGAGCTTGAGGATGACCAGCTCGGTGAACGAGGTGGCGATTCCGCACGTGTCCTCCGGGGCATCGGTTTCGACCCGGCTGACCAAGGTGCTGAACGAGTCGTCGGGGCCGAGTGCAATGTTCTGGTAGCAGGACTCCTCGTCGGCGGTCTGGACCGCGGAGTAGCCGGCGATCTCGATCTGCCGGGCGTCCGGATCACCCGTTTTGTTCTTCCGTGCCTCGTCCGAGGGATACGGAATGAAGCCGAGCTGGATATCGGTCGAGGTCACCCAGTAACACGACGTGGCGGGCCCTTCGGACAGGTCGATCTCGCGGGGGGCGTAGACGATCCCGAAGTCGGCGAGTTCCTGCTCGTCGAGCAGTTGGCACGGGAACCCCGCATACCTGGACAGGCCGGGGGCGAGTTCGGTCGGATCCGGTGACGGCGAGGCCGAGGGTGACGGCGAGGGCGAGGAAGAGGGCTGGGCCGAGGAGCATCCGGCCAGCACGACCAGCATGGAGGACAGGATCGCCACCAGGTTGAAGCGCCGTCCCGTCTGGTTGGGGGGCATAGGCGGGAGCCTACTCCTCAGAACGGCGAAAAGCCCTCGATCCGGCTGTTTCGGGCTCGGCGCACCTTTCCTCTGTCAACGGGACATCGGGGTCGGCGATGCTTGTCCCCATGCCGAAACGGATCGACGGCCGCTTCCGGTCGGTGACCACGGCCGTCCTGCTGGAGCTGGAGTTCGACGCCCGGGACAGCGGGCTGAATCAGCGCCTGGACCCCGATTGGCTGGCGGCTCGGATCGCGCCGGACGGGCGCCACCACCTGCTCCCTGCGCTGGAGCACGTCTTGGCGCACCGGCCCGAGATCTCGCCACAGGTGCGCTGTGAGCTGTTGCTGC
This sequence is a window from Spinactinospora alkalitolerans. Protein-coding genes within it:
- a CDS encoding DUF3558 family protein encodes the protein MPPNQTGRRFNLVAILSSMLVVLAGCSSAQPSSSPSPSPSASPSPDPTELAPGLSRYAGFPCQLLDEQELADFGIVYAPREIDLSEGPATSCYWVTSTDIQLGFIPYPSDEARKNKTGDPDARQIEIAGYSAVQTADEESCYQNIALGPDDSFSTLVSRVETDAPEDTCGIATSFTELVILKLRRIS